From the Carassius gibelio isolate Cgi1373 ecotype wild population from Czech Republic chromosome B25, carGib1.2-hapl.c, whole genome shotgun sequence genome, one window contains:
- the mrps35 gene encoding 28S ribosomal protein S35, mitochondrial, with the protein MAASITHPALSSLYKINSNINGIYSLISFNRRISISSVLSSSAVATETEASGRGVRGQRRSKRQAGEPRSERMAVDQDWTAVYPTAASFKPAAVPLPVRMGYPVKRGVPPAKKGNLELIKIPNFLHLTPVAIKKHCEALKQFCTEWPSALDSDEKCMKRFPIQVQSKEFVSAGLSLRNPDARIVTLKVKLSSLNLDDHARKKMIKLSEERYCKDTDTLTITTDSCPLRKQNYDYAMYLLTVLYHESWKTEAWEQEKTRADMEEYEWEDSPSQKKVLDTLLRMRALGAKDEVEEGTREELLGQPVVQEYRDTMLRLKNEGETEENLHKYKEAVKKLFNI; encoded by the exons ATGGCTGCGTCCATCACTCACCCTGCGCTGTCCTCCTTATACAAAATAAACTCTAATATTAATGGAATATACAGCTTAATTTCATTCAACAGGAGGATTTCAATCTCCTCTGTCCTCTCATCCAGCGCTGTGGCCACAGAAACCG AAGCCTCAGGCCGAGGTGTTCGGGGTCAGCGGAGGTCAAAGAGACAG GCTGGGGAGCCCAGGAGCGAGCGGATGGCTGTGGATCAGGACTGGACAGCTGTTTATCCCACTGCAGCGTCGTTTAAACCGGCCGCCGTTCCTCTGCCGGTGCGGATGGGATATCCCGTGAAGAGAGGAGTACCACCTGCCAAGAAGGGCAACCTGGAACTGATAAAG ATCCCAAACTTTTTACACTTAACCCCTGTTGCTATTAAGAAGCACTGTGAGGCCCTGAAGC AGTTCTGTACGGAGTGGCCGTCTGCCCTGGACTCGGATGAGAAATGCATGAAGCGTTTCCCAATCCAGGTGCAGAGTAAGGAGTTCGTATCGGCTGGATTGTCACTGCGAAACCCAGACGCGAGAATAGTGACACTGAAG GTGAAGCTGTCCAGCTTGAATCTGGATGATCACGCCAGAAAGAAGATGATCAAACTCAGTGAAGAGCGATACTGCAAAGACACCGACACGCTCACCATCACCACAGACAG tTGCCCACTGAGGAAGCAGAATTATGATTATGCCATGTACCTCCTCACCGTGCTTTACCACGAGTCCTGG AAAACTGAGGCGTGGGAGCAGGAAAAGACGCGTGCGGATATGGAGGAGTACGAGTGGGAAGACAGTCCGTCCCAAAAGAAGGTTCTGGACACCCTCCTGCGCATGCGAGCGCTTGGAGCGAAGGATGAGGTGGAGGAGGGAACCAGGGAGGAGCTGCTGGGGCAGCCGGTGGTGCAGGAGTACAGAGACACCATGCTCAGGCTGAAGAACGAGGGAGAGACCGAGGAAAATCTGCACAAGTATAAAGAGGCTGTGAAGAAGCTCTTTAATATCTGA